The Paenibacillus sp. RUD330 genome has a segment encoding these proteins:
- a CDS encoding toxic anion resistance protein, with the protein MTFSLEVASPEEIKAAVEEEVKPVPEEVRKLKELADANVAAIMELDTESLDKRREILQTIDGFGMKTMKASSDKNSLLQVSVGNLSKTGDEGGQVAKGLSELHTQLKDLDPSAVDFAKSGFLGKLFNPLRAYFLKFQKADAVISDIVVSLDKGRSTLKNDNTTLEIEQQTLRELTKKLQKEIQLGGLMDESIEAQIEAAKVRGEDPEKVRFITEEVLFPMRQRVMDLQQMLVVNQQGIMAIEVVIRNNKELIRGVDRAKNVTISALKISVIVASALYNQKIVLKKIELLNQTTNDIISHTSRMLNTQGAAIHKQSLEASISVDTLKQAFTEVLSALDSISAYKQEALPKMRDTILQFRELADNGEKQIVRLEKGHKLGL; encoded by the coding sequence ATGACATTTTCGCTTGAGGTAGCCAGCCCGGAAGAGATCAAGGCGGCGGTAGAAGAAGAAGTCAAGCCTGTGCCGGAGGAAGTCCGGAAGCTCAAGGAGCTGGCGGACGCCAACGTCGCCGCCATCATGGAGCTCGATACGGAGTCGCTGGACAAACGCAGGGAGATTCTCCAGACGATCGACGGCTTCGGCATGAAGACGATGAAGGCCTCCTCGGACAAGAACTCGCTGCTGCAAGTCTCGGTCGGCAATCTCTCCAAGACGGGAGACGAGGGCGGCCAAGTGGCCAAGGGACTGTCCGAGCTGCACACGCAGCTCAAGGATCTCGATCCCAGCGCCGTGGACTTCGCCAAGAGCGGCTTCCTCGGCAAGCTGTTCAATCCGCTCCGGGCTTACTTCCTGAAGTTCCAGAAGGCCGACGCCGTCATCTCCGATATCGTCGTCTCCCTCGACAAGGGCCGGTCGACGCTGAAGAACGACAACACGACGCTGGAGATCGAGCAGCAGACCCTACGGGAGCTGACCAAGAAGCTTCAGAAGGAAATCCAGCTCGGCGGGCTCATGGACGAATCGATCGAAGCCCAGATCGAGGCCGCCAAGGTCCGCGGCGAGGATCCCGAGAAGGTCCGCTTCATCACCGAAGAGGTGCTGTTCCCGATGCGACAGCGGGTGATGGACCTGCAGCAGATGCTCGTCGTCAACCAGCAGGGCATCATGGCGATCGAGGTCGTCATCCGCAACAACAAGGAATTGATCCGCGGCGTCGACAGAGCCAAGAACGTCACGATCTCGGCGCTCAAAATCTCCGTCATCGTCGCCTCGGCGCTCTACAACCAGAAAATCGTGCTCAAGAAGATCGAGCTGCTCAACCAGACGACCAACGACATCATCTCCCACACCTCCCGGATGCTCAACACTCAGGGAGCCGCGATCCACAAGCAGTCCCTGGAGGCCAGCATCTCCGTGGACACGCTGAAGCAGGCGTTCACCGAGGTGCTGTCGGCTCTCGATTCCATCAGCGCCTACAAGCAGGAGGCTCTGCCCAAGATGCGCGACACCATCCTGCAGTTCCGCGAGCTCGCCGACAACGGCGAGAAGCAGATCGTCCGGCTGGAGAAGGGGCATAAGCTGGGGCTTTGA
- a CDS encoding VWA domain-containing protein → MPKTTKFFLLSAVMVVLVFAGVYAGISLTSNLGKSKAQVSSEDAGKRLNKLYGDLSVSTEAPVKGQIDLNPADIAESLPDISKFPVTVDNSTNQFVEIFSSTEKSGTGVDGWLTETAAEFNKAGIVVDGKPASVKIRNIASGTAADYIKSGKYIPDAFTPSNELWGEMVKAAGVKTELISKRLTGNVPGIVIAKAKYDSLVDTYGSVNVKTVTEAIANNEFSMGYTDPFASSTGLNFLVTALSTFDSADILSDKAVQGFEKFQANIPFTASTTIQMRDAAKSGMLDGFVLEYQTYVNAADLKSGYVFTPFGARHDSPLYALGDLPREKLDIIKKFAEFAAQDKYQKAAADKGFNGLQDYKSELPAVDGGLLGSAQKVWKEKKNGSKPIAAVFVADVSGSMDGAPLNQLKESLLKGQKYLGKDNSIGLVSYSSSVTVNLPIMKYDTNQQSMFVGAVEGLQAGGGTATFDGIIVALKMLQDEMAANPGVKPLIFVLSDGETNEGHTLKDIKALVETYKVPIYTIGYNANIKALQSISSINEAASINADTDDVVYKIGNLFNVQM, encoded by the coding sequence ATGCCGAAGACAACCAAGTTTTTCCTTCTCTCCGCCGTCATGGTCGTGCTCGTGTTCGCGGGCGTCTATGCGGGTATCTCCCTGACCTCCAACCTCGGCAAGAGCAAGGCCCAGGTATCGTCCGAGGATGCGGGCAAGCGCCTGAACAAGCTGTACGGCGACCTGTCGGTCTCGACGGAAGCCCCGGTCAAAGGACAGATCGACCTGAACCCGGCGGATATCGCCGAATCGCTTCCCGACATCTCCAAATTTCCGGTCACGGTCGACAATTCCACGAATCAATTCGTCGAGATCTTCTCGTCGACCGAGAAATCGGGAACCGGCGTGGACGGCTGGCTGACCGAGACGGCGGCCGAGTTCAACAAAGCCGGCATCGTCGTGGACGGCAAGCCGGCATCGGTCAAGATCCGCAACATCGCCTCCGGCACAGCAGCCGATTACATCAAATCCGGCAAGTACATCCCCGATGCGTTCACCCCGTCCAACGAGCTGTGGGGCGAGATGGTCAAAGCGGCTGGAGTCAAGACGGAGCTGATCTCGAAGCGGCTCACCGGCAACGTTCCCGGCATCGTCATCGCCAAAGCCAAGTATGATTCCCTTGTGGATACATACGGCTCGGTGAACGTCAAGACGGTGACGGAGGCGATCGCGAACAACGAGTTCTCCATGGGCTACACGGATCCGTTCGCAAGCTCCACCGGACTCAACTTTCTCGTCACGGCGCTGAGCACGTTCGACAGCGCCGACATCCTCAGCGACAAGGCGGTCCAAGGCTTCGAGAAGTTCCAGGCCAACATTCCGTTCACCGCGTCGACGACGATCCAGATGCGCGATGCGGCCAAGTCGGGCATGCTGGACGGATTCGTGCTGGAATACCAGACCTACGTCAATGCAGCCGACCTGAAGAGCGGATACGTGTTCACGCCATTCGGAGCGCGGCATGACAGCCCGTTGTACGCTCTTGGCGATCTCCCCCGGGAGAAGCTCGACATCATCAAGAAATTCGCCGAGTTCGCCGCCCAGGACAAATACCAGAAGGCCGCGGCGGACAAAGGCTTCAACGGCCTGCAGGACTACAAGTCGGAGCTCCCTGCGGTCGACGGCGGCCTGCTCGGCTCCGCTCAGAAGGTCTGGAAAGAGAAGAAGAACGGCAGCAAGCCGATCGCGGCCGTGTTCGTCGCCGACGTATCCGGCAGCATGGACGGCGCGCCGCTGAACCAGCTCAAGGAATCGCTGCTCAAGGGCCAGAAATACCTCGGCAAGGACAACAGCATCGGACTCGTCTCCTACTCCAGTTCGGTCACGGTCAACCTTCCGATCATGAAATACGACACGAACCAGCAGTCCATGTTCGTCGGAGCGGTGGAGGGCCTGCAGGCCGGAGGCGGCACCGCCACCTTCGACGGCATCATCGTCGCGCTCAAGATGCTGCAGGACGAGATGGCGGCCAACCCCGGCGTCAAGCCGCTCATCTTCGTGCTCAGCGACGGCGAGACGAATGAAGGGCATACGCTCAAGGACATCAAGGCGCTCGTCGAAACCTACAAGGTTCCGATCTATACGATCGGCTACAATGCCAACATCAAGGCGCTGCAAAGCATTTCGAGCATCAACGAGGCCGCCAGCATCAATGCGGATACGGATGATGTCGTCTACAAGATCGGCAATCTGTTCAATGTCCAGATGTAA